The sequence below is a genomic window from Lolium perenne isolate Kyuss_39 chromosome 7, Kyuss_2.0, whole genome shotgun sequence.
gtttctggatgttctttcCTTGAAAGGACCAACAGGGCTACATTACCAGctagattttccagtttgggtgactgagagtgcctgagagtgttcttttttggcagcgaacatacaaaATCTGCGATGCCAACACGAAttaggtttcctcattttgcaataTTTTAACTATGTAGGAATATTAGTTTATGGAAACCATATTCCAAACTTtgtcttagtttgtgtaaaaccatattcccaattatgtattagtttgtggaatgtttCTCCTCTCTATTGAAATGAAAATGCAGAAGAAAAAAAGAGTATTTTAATGTTAAAATAAGTTTGGACGCGACGTTTGGGGGACGCAGCTAGAGAGCGACGTACCCCAAACGCGGTACGAATAAAACACGTCCCTCAAACGACTCGATCTCATCTCCAAGCTGATAGCTTACTGAATTTTCTGTTTGGAGTTCCCCGCTGTCCATGGAGACCGAGCCCTCACTTCATAATCAATGGATGCTTGCTTTGCACAGTTACTCCAATGGTCTGGCCCCCAGTTCATGGCACCAACAGGTGTTGTACTGTTGTGTAGCTGCAAGCTTGGTCAGACATACAGAAGTTCACAAGTATAAcggaaactcaattcggctcacAGCTGCATTAATAGCATTGTGAAAAAAAAATTACTCTAATGGTCAGCCAGTTCATGCATGACATAATTTTTTCACAAGCATCTCCTAATGAAGGTTTTACCAAACAGTTGCATTTACATTACATACAAGGTCATACAGTCATACTAGGTAGCTACTTGTTAATAATTTACAGTTGATGGACCATTGCTCTTCTACCTGCCTGGTGGAAGATTTCGAGTGGGCGAATTAGCGTGCAGATTGAACGGATTATTGCGGTACTGTGTTTTGCTGTTGATGCCATTCCTGAATGGCAGAGCGAAGGGCGAGATTGGGGATGAGCTCGTCATGTTCAAGCGGCAAGTTGGTCATTGGAGATGTGTCGCTGCCGGTATTGAGCCAGCTCCGGATCAAATCGCCTTCATAGGTGAAACCGTCCGCTGCAATGTGAGGATCATTCATGACATCCTGAAAAATTCGCACAGACAGTTAGCCACGAGATAGAAGACTCAGCTTTTAATATAAAACTGAGAATTTTTGAACAATCACAAACCAAATGGAGCATTCTGCTTTATAATCCAACTAATCCAACTCAGCTTTCTCCTCACCTGAGATATAGGGCATATGAAGTATGATGGTATGCTGCTTTCATCTAGCACTGATCTTGAAGATGAAGGCGAAGATGACGTTGCATCATCTCTCATGGATTCAAGTGCTCTCCACAGCTCGCCTGAAAGATCAGGACGGCACCTCCTGCTTGGCTCAGTGCATCCTAGAGCCAGGTGTGCTAACTGCTGGACGTGCACAGCAGGCCACCCTCCAGCTGAGGTATCAATTACAGAGTTCAGGTTACCGTGCATCATGGCATCTTCCACAAtcctttttacaccaacaggaggCTTTCCAGTTAAGAGGCGCAAGACTATGATCCCAAAAGAATAAACGTCGGAGCGAGGAGTCATCTCCCCAGTTGCAAGAAATTCAGGGTCCATGTACGCAGGGGTTCCCAAAGGATGCATGGTGCGGTAGAGGGTGGTGTTGTCGTTACTGGACTGGATTAGCAGGCGAGAAATACCAAAGTCACTAAGCTTACTAACTAAGTTAACATCaaggagaatgttggaaggcttgAGATCCGCATGAACAACTGGGTGAGGTTTATTCTCATGCAGAAAGATCAGAGCTGAACATATCTCGGCAATAATTCGGACGCGGATCTGCCACGTCAGAGTTGCTCTCTTATCCTCACATACAAGAAAATCTTCAAGGCTACCATTTGGCAAGAACTCGTAGACAAGTGTAGACAACTCTGAGCAAGCTCCTAGCAGAGTTACCAGGTTGGGGTGTCTCACTCTACTAAGGATGGTAACCTGCAACAGAAATCGAGAAGAACCTATTACAGGTAAGTTTGAATGTCTTTTCGAGAACACTAACTTTATTCAAGTTTCAGTTTTAAAATGGCAAGGAGCCAACAATCATTCCCTTATCCACTACGACGATGATGAAGTTAAACTTCAGAGTGAGTTAAGTGAAACTACCTCTTGTTCGAACTGTGATTGTCCTTGCAAACCATCAGGTCTCAGCACCTTTATTGCAACTGTCATGTTTCGGAGGACACCTTTGTATACACAGCCAAACCCACCTTCTCCAATCTTCCGTAAACTACTGAATTTTTCTGTTGCACACTCCAGTTCAGATGGTGAAAACTCACAGTGCATTGCTGTTACCAAAACTGAAAGAATCTGCCCTCTTCTCTGACGTAATTCTTCAACTTCTCTGACTGAACGATTACGTTCGTGTAGCAAGTGATCGTGTTCTGATAGAAGCCAGTCGTAATGGTCTTTGGATTCtgagagctgatgttgaagattctCATTATGCTCATTGGCTTTCTGAAGTTCCTCAATGACCTCATTTTGCCGTACTTTAAGTTGTTGCAACTCTTCTTGTATTTTGGAAAGAAATTCCTCAGTTTCTTTCCTCTGTTGGACCTGGTTTAAATACAAGTCCTCTGATGTCCTGGCCTGCAGAAACCAAAGTATGAAAGACATTTCATACATTCTGTGATAGACGACTAGACAGATATGCTTTCATGTAACATCAATAGCCAGACCTCTCCAGCCTAGATAATATAACTTTTTGCAGCAAGAACTGATTAACATGATAATATGAATTTACCATTCGTTCAGATTCAATCCGCCTCACGCGCTCGTCAGAGGCTTCCTGCTCGAATACTGCTGCTTCTTCCATGCTTTTTTTAAGTTTGTTACGCAAATCATTGTCTAAACGAAGATCTCCCTGTTGAGATCATTGAGAGCAAATAATTAGTCATTTAGGGTAATAAAATTATCTTGATTTTTCAAACGATACAGTTTAACTATCAACTAGCACGTTTTCATTTAGCTGCTTAGTACACGGCATACAGTTTTTTTTAAGGTAGTAACTAAAAGCTATGTCTTAGAGTTAATCATATGTAGGCCCCTTGCTGGTCAAGGTACAGTTCTGTGTTCCCTGCTGCCATCTGCTGCACAAGGATTACACACTGAACCACACATCCAAGACATGTATTTGCAACTTGCAAGCATTACAAAGAAGCAGGTAATCATGGAAACTTGTTAAAAAGAAATCAAGTAGACAAACCAAGATCTCTTTCAAATCCTCAGGCCCAAAATCACCGCCATCAGACCTCTTAATGCAAGCCGCACATCTAGGACAACAAAAAAAAATGTCAATGCTTGTTATAATGTCAAGAAAGCTAGCATGATGCTGAAAAGCTACCTTCTTAAGCCATCAATTGCACCAAGACTGTTTGGGTCACACTTCAAACCCTCTAAATAAGTTGCCAGAGCACTCTCATAGTTGTCCATGAGAAATTGGGCGTTTGCTTTACGCAAGTAGCCCTTCAGAAATGTAGGATCCAGCTCAATACATTTTTCTGCATCTTCTAGACCTTCAGACAGATTTCGTAGATAGATGTGTGATTGAGCTCTGTTGCTAAAGACCTGGATAATCAGCCATAGCATATCACCAAAGAAAAACAGTAGAAGAATCAAGGGTGCCGAAATGGAAGAAGGGGGCCTACAGAGTATGCATCACAATAAAGAATGTAAAAAAAGTTAGGTCATAGATGGAGGACGAATCCAGTGCACCCGGAGTTTTCGTGCAAATGGTGCACCCAATATCCAAAAGACCAAAACACTTGCTACATGTTCTTATAAATTTTGTAAATATTTGAGTACATTGGCATAGGATGTATCTAACATGTCACAAATTTAAATTACAAAATAAATTCGAGTAACAAAAATAACAATTCAGCTGTGTTAGGGCTCAATTCATAGCCCAGTTTAAATTAACTACATCCCCAACATGATTtgccttttattttatttctcgagCTGCAACTTGAATCTAAAACAAAAACTTCATGACACGCTACATGTATGTTGTGTCCATGCATAGAAttattttcagaattttttaagaCATTTTCATGGATTTTTACCATACGGTGCACCGGTTGCACAAGAACCCCAGGTCCATATGATAGGCCCTTGTCATAGATGGCATCATGTATGATGAAGTTTTCTTTTTAATCAGCGACTCTTCTAGTTCCAATGGAACTATAAGTTCAGTCAATGAGATAAATTTGCCTTCATATGCTATATGAAGTCTAATCACCGTAAACCAAATCCTTACTCTGTGATCATTTGGATTCTTTTTAATAGCTTCAGTATAGTGATCTGCTGCTTCCTGGTATTTTTTCTTCTGGAAGAATTCATTGCCTGCAAAATTTGTGCACATTCAAAAGCATTAAGCATTAGTTCTACATCACAATAGCACATACTGCTAGTAGGGATCTGGAATTCTGGATATATCATCCTTGAAGAAAGAACATGGATTCCTAGGAACACAGTCCACATATTCAGTTATTACATACCATAGAGTGTTTGGTTTGAcccgcaaaaacaaaacaaataaaACCCGCAAAATTAGAGTGATTGGTTTGAGGATTAGGAGCACGTGAATTTGGGGGCGATGACACCGTTCCTCATTTTGTATCTCTTGTTCTCATAAGGGGTGAGGTGGTTATGGTAAAACCCATTGCATTCCCCAAATCATACAATTAGTTAGATCCATAGTTATGATTAGGGTATCCACTCATCGTCATTTATTTACAACAGAACACCAAGTGCTCCAGTCCATCGATTTGTGTCGGAACATTTTTGCAAAAGTTCTAAGCCTTAAGTATTATACTCACACTCACGACAAGTAAACAACATGAATGTACTATTTATTGTTTGCTTCCTGCATATGAAGTTAAAAGTCTGAAATCCCCAAGAACATTAACGCACCTACACTTAATGAGCATACTTTCAGAGAAACTTCTTGATGCATTAAGGAAGACAGATCAATCGTCGATGGGAATAAGTACAAATTAGGCGAGACCACCCCCCTAAACATGTTTCTGATTTGTGAATGATGAATGTAGGCCACACCAAGAACACCCATTAATAGGTCACAGCAATCGACTTGACAGTTATTTATAGGAGTACTGCATTGTCATAATTAACAGAGTTGTAATCAGACTAGTATCAGGAAAGCATTCCAAACCTTTGTGGCGGTGGTGGTCGGCTGCTTCCTGATCTAACCGCTCCTGCTCCTCCACCTCCTTCCTGCCGCTCTCAGCCTCATCCAGCTTGGCGAGCGTCTCCAGGCTGTAGTGCTCGGCCAGCGACTGCTGCAGCGCCCTGATCGCCGGCCCGTAGTCCCCGGCACAGGCCGCGAGCTTGAGCAGCGCCGACGCCTTCCGCGACAGGGCCCGCGCGAGCAGCCGGTTGTCGGCGCGGAGCTCCCTGCCTCTCTCCACCGCGTCGTCGCAGTCCCTCACGCACTCCTTGTACTGAAATGGAGAACCAAAGTGCTATGGCGGGGTGATAGATAGACGGGGGGAAAGCGAGGGTTTGGGGAGGGATCGGAGAAGCTGGCAGACCTTGGACATGAGGAGGTAGGCGGCGGCGCGGTTGGTGAGGAAGGAGATGTCGCGGGGGTCGAGGGCGGCGCCGCGGGTGTAGTGGAGCACGGCCGTCTCGAGGAAGAGCTTGCGGTAGGCGTCGTTGCCGGCATCCTTCTCCCGCTGCGCCTCCGCCGCCCGCTCGCCCTCCGCCTCCATCGCCGTATCAGGTGCGCGAGCCCCTCTCCGTTGAAGGCGCTACCGGGCGGCGCTACTCGAGAACTGCAAATGCATTTGGTCGCCGGCGGTTACGCCGGTGGGGGAGTGTGGGAGGGGAGGAGACTCGGCGAAAGTCTTGTGCAGCGGCGGCGGGGCAGAATGTCTCTGACTTGTCGTTGGGTCCCGCAGTAGTCACAAGCTCTCCTTTTTTGGGGGAAAAAAACCAGTTCCTATAGATTCTCCCCGTTTTCACAATAATGCCTTATTGTGAAAACGGGGAGAATCTATTCCCCCGGGATCACGCGTTTTCAGCCCCCGGGTGGAGGGCCGTTAGATGCACGCATCGCTCCACATGCCTGGCCCCACactctttcctttttttttctttcttctttctatCTCTGCCTTATCCTCCTGTGCCCAACTtccacgcgccgccgcctccagccgctcgccggcgccgcctcccgagccacgcgccgccgcctcccgggCTCGCCGGCTCCGCCTCCCATGCCACGCACCGCTGCCTCCCGAGCCACGCGCCGCCGCTCCCGGCCGCTCGCGGCGCTGCTTCCGTGCCACGCGCGCCGCTCCCGGCCGCTCGCGGCGTAGCCTCCCGGCCCGCTCGTCGGAGCCTCCTCTGAGTCGCGCGGCTGCCGCATCCCGGCCGGCTCGATGCGTGCGCCATGGAGTTCCGTGTGCGGCCGCCTCCCTCGCCGCTCGATGCGTGCGCCATGGAGTTCAtgcggcgcgccgccgccgcgtccttgGTGGGCTGCTGCCGTGTCCCCTGGTGGGCTCTGCCGCGCGCCGCCGGTACCTTCTCTTTCTGGACATTCCTCTCCCGGCGCTATTCGCTGTCCCGGAACCACTGCAGCTTCGGAAATCTCGGGCGGAGGTGTTTGCGGTGCTACAAGCACAACCATGCGCCGGCACCGCACGTCTTCGGAAGTTTGTCGCCTTAGGCCTTCGGTGTTGCTATCGGTGAAGACCGATTTTGCTAACTTAGCCCTTCGAGGTTGCTACCGGCGGAGGACCGCTTTGCTAACTTAGGTGTCGCGTTGCTATCGCGGTTC
It includes:
- the LOC127318106 gene encoding U-box domain-containing protein 70 codes for the protein MEAEGERAAEAQREKDAGNDAYRKLFLETAVLHYTRGAALDPRDISFLTNRAAAYLLMSKYKECVRDCDDAVERGRELRADNRLLARALSRKASALLKLAACAGDYGPAIRALQQSLAEHYSLETLAKLDEAESGRKEVEEQERLDQEAADHHRHKGNEFFQKKKYQEAADHYTEAIKKNPNDHRVFSNRAQSHIYLRNLSEGLEDAEKCIELDPTFLKGYLRKANAQFLMDNYESALATYLEGLKCDPNSLGAIDGLRRCAACIKRSDGGDFGPEDLKEILGDLRLDNDLRNKLKKSMEEAAVFEQEASDERVRRIESERMARTSEDLYLNQVQQRKETEEFLSKIQEELQQLKVRQNEVIEELQKANEHNENLQHQLSESKDHYDWLLSEHDHLLHERNRSVREVEELRQRRGQILSVLVTAMHCEFSPSELECATEKFSSLRKIGEGGFGCVYKGVLRNMTVAIKVLRPDGLQGQSQFEQEVTILSRVRHPNLVTLLGACSELSTLVYEFLPNGSLEDFLVCEDKRATLTWQIRVRIIAEICSALIFLHENKPHPVVHADLKPSNILLDVNLVSKLSDFGISRLLIQSSNDNTTLYRTMHPLGTPAYMDPEFLATGEMTPRSDVYSFGIIVLRLLTGKPPVGVKRIVEDAMMHGNLNSVIDTSAGGWPAVHVQQLAHLALGCTEPSRRCRPDLSGELWRALESMRDDATSSSPSSSRSVLDESSIPSYFICPISQDVMNDPHIAADGFTYEGDLIRSWLNTGSDTSPMTNLPLEHDELIPNLALRSAIQEWHQQQNTVPQ